ACCCCAGAACTCGGTATGCGAACCGCTTTCGACCCCGCCGATGCCGAGGATCCAGCCGGTAATCGTGAAAGTGAGGATTGCAAACCAGCGATTGACAGGACTATCGGCGCGAGCCCTCCAAACATAGACGGCCAAGACTCCGAGCACGACCGCGAGAGACACGAGAGAGACTGAGCGCACGCCCTTTAGTTCGGAGTGCCCAGAACGATGGCGGCATGCGAACCGCCGATACTCTGAGCATGGATGAGAGCAGTTCGCAGGCGGATAGCGCGGGAGACGTTGGGAACGTAATCGAGGTCGCACGCCGGATCTGGGACGGTGTAGTTGATCGTTGGTGGCACGATGCTGTCACGGATCGCAAGGCAAGAGGCCACAATCTGCATTGCTCCACTGGCTGCCAAAGCCTGGCCGCACATAGACTTGATCGAAGAAACCGGCACGCACCAAGCTCGTTTGCCGAGGGCGCGCTTTATTCCTGCAGTTTCTGCGGCATCGTAATCGACTAGAGCGTTTCCGTGAGCACAGACGAAGTCAATGTCTTCGGCCGAAAGCTGAGCGTGTCGGATTGCCGCTTCCATCGCGCGGGCTGCATATTCGCCGGTCGCGTCGACGTTCCGCATATGTGCCCCTTCCGTGACGCTGCCGACTCCGAGGATGCGCGCGTAGATCGGTGCTCCTCTCGCTCTTGCTGAACTCTCATCTTCGACAACGATGATTGCCGCGCCCTCCGCGAGGACCAAGCCACTTCTGAGCTTGTCGAACGGTCGGCTCGCCTCGGCTGGTCGCCCAGACCAACTAGACAGTGCTCCAAGGGCACGGAACGCTTCAATGGAGGCCGCAGAGAGCGGCGTTTCCGTGGCCCCCGCTAGGACCGCGGCAGCGTCGCCGCGTTCGATCTTTTCAGCCGCCCACGCGACCGCATCCAGGCCCGCGACGCAGGCAGTCGCAATGCTGGCCGTTTGCCCGCGCGCTCCGACACTGATAGCCAAGTGGCTCGTCGCCGCATGTCCCGGATACTCGAGAACTGTCCAGGGACGCATGTCTTCGCCATGAAGGAAGGAGAGAAAATTTGAGTGCTCGACGTCCACGAGGCCGCTCATCGAGGTTCCCATCGAGACCATGAAGCGTTCGGCTGGTAACGCCGAGAGATCAAGGCGACTGTCCTTCAGGGCCATCTTCCCGGCCGCGATCGCGAACTGACTGAAGCGCCCCGCGACCTTTATGATTGAAAGCGGCATCCAGTCACGGGCGTTGAAATCGCGAACCTCGCCGACCATCTGGCATTCCCGGGGAAGCTTCGACGCGTCAAACAGCGTCGGCGTGCGGATACCCGATTTGCCCGCCTTCGCGGCGGCCCAGAACTTGTCGACGCCGACGCCGATAGGGGAGAGGATACCGAGCCCCGTGATGACGGGTTGGCGCTTCATTCGACGGGACTCCCCCCGGCAGCGCCGGTTGTCGTTTGCTCCACAGAACCCGGCGCTTACGTTAACAAGAGACCGGCCAAACGGCCAAGTTATACCCTCGGAGGCTGGTAGAATAGGCGAACCGACCACCCATGTCCAGGCCGCCGCTCAGCCGCCGTCGATTCCTCACCCTGCCCCTCGCGCTCCTGCTCGCCCCGGCGGCCCTGCCGTGGGACCGGGCTCGGGCGGCGCCGGACTCGCGACGGGGCACTTACGCCGTGGACGTCGGGATCCTCTACGGGATGCTCGGCTACCAC
The sequence above is a segment of the Candidatus Methylomirabilota bacterium genome. Coding sequences within it:
- a CDS encoding beta-ketoacyl-[acyl-carrier-protein] synthase family protein, with the protein product MKRQPVITGLGILSPIGVGVDKFWAAAKAGKSGIRTPTLFDASKLPRECQMVGEVRDFNARDWMPLSIIKVAGRFSQFAIAAGKMALKDSRLDLSALPAERFMVSMGTSMSGLVDVEHSNFLSFLHGEDMRPWTVLEYPGHAATSHLAISVGARGQTASIATACVAGLDAVAWAAEKIERGDAAAVLAGATETPLSAASIEAFRALGALSSWSGRPAEASRPFDKLRSGLVLAEGAAIIVVEDESSARARGAPIYARILGVGSVTEGAHMRNVDATGEYAARAMEAAIRHAQLSAEDIDFVCAHGNALVDYDAAETAGIKRALGKRAWCVPVSSIKSMCGQALAASGAMQIVASCLAIRDSIVPPTINYTVPDPACDLDYVPNVSRAIRLRTALIHAQSIGGSHAAIVLGTPN